The sequence CGGTAACCCCTTTGGCTTGGGGCAAACCGCGACCTCAGGGATCATCTCAGCCTTGGGTCGTAGTGGCCTGAATCTGGAAGGGCTGGAAAACTTTATCCAGACTGATGCCTCTATCAACCGGGGTAACTCTGGCGGTGCCTTGGTTAACCTCAACGGCGAACTGATTGGGATTAACACGGCGATTCTGGCTCCGGGCGGCGGTAACATCGGTATCGGCTTCGCGATCCCAAGCAACATGGCGCAAAACCTTAGCCAGCAGTTGATTGAGTTTGGCGAAGTGAAGCGCGGGCTATTGGGCATCCGTGGCAGCGAAATGACTGCTGACATGGCGAAAGCCTTTAATATCGATGCTCAGCGTGGCGCATTTGTCAGTGAAGTCTTGCCAAAATCAGCGGCAGCTAAAGCCGGAATCAAAGCGGGTGACGTGCTGGTTTCCGTTGATGGTAAGCCAATCAGCAGCTTTGCGGAGTTGCGCGCCAAAGTGGGCACTACCGGGCCGGGTAAAGCCATCAAAGTGGGCTTGCTGCGCGATGGGAAACCACTTGAAGTCACGGTAACGCTGGAGAACAGCAGCCCAACGTCAACCAGTGCCGATACCTTGTCGCCATCATTGCAGGGCGCATCCCTGAGCAATGGCGAGATCAAAGGTGGCAGCAAGGGCGTCAAGGTTGAGAGCGTCACTAAAGGCTCACCTGCCGCACAATCTGGCTTGCAGAAAGATGATGTGATTATTGCCGTAAACCGTGTGCGGGTTCAGGATATCACCCAATTGCGGAAAGCTATCGAAGCCAAACCGGCTGTTATCGCACTGAATATTGTGCGTGGTGATGAGAATATTTACCTGTTAATACGCTAATTTGCAGAAAAATCGGACACAGCACAATGCTGTGTCCGCCAAACTCATGCTATTCTCCTGATACTCATTCATTCAAGCCTTAAACCTCATGTTTCTTAAGCTATTGCGTTCAATTGTTTTGGGGCTCATTGTCGCCGCTATTTTGCTGGTCGCAATGCCTATGCTCCGTAATCCGGGCCACTTTTTTTCCGGAACGAGCAGTAGCTTAGATGAAGAGACCCCCGTCAGTTATAACCAAGCGGTGCGAAGAGCAGCACCTGCGGTGGTTAATGTGTATAACCGCAGCTTAAGCCCGACCCAAGATGGGCTGGCCATTCGCACACTGGGTTCTGGCGTTATCATGAGTGACAAGGGTTATATCCTGACCAATAAGCATGTGATCAATAATGCTGAACAGATCATTGTGGCATTGCAAAATGGTCGTGTATCAGAGGCGTTACTGGTCGGTTCGGATAACCTGACAGATTTAGCAGTTCTGAAAATTGACGCGGTAAATCTTCCCGTCATTCCCATCAATATCAACCGTATGCCCCATATTGGTGATGTCGTACTGGCTATCGGTAATCCCTATAATTTGGGCCAGACGGTTACGCAAGGGATTATCAGCGCAACCGGACGTATTGGTTTAAGTGATTCCGGGCGGCAAAACTTTCTCCAGACAGATGCCTCAATCAATCAGGGTAATTCCGGCGGTGCGCTGGTGAATACATTGGGTGAATTGATGGGGATTAATACCTTATCCTTCGATAAAAGCAGCAACGGCGAAACACCGGAAGGTATTGGTTTTGCTATCCCTACCGCACTGGCGACCAAGGTAATGGAGAAGCTGATTCGTGACGGGCGGGTGATTCGTGGCTATATCGGCGTGACGGGTGAGGAGTATCCTCCCTTCAATGCCAGCGGTAATGGTTCAGACCGGATACACGGCATAAAAGTGAATAAAATATC comes from Yersinia mollaretii ATCC 43969 and encodes:
- the degS gene encoding outer membrane-stress sensor serine endopeptidase DegS, which encodes MFLKLLRSIVLGLIVAAILLVAMPMLRNPGHFFSGTSSSLDEETPVSYNQAVRRAAPAVVNVYNRSLSPTQDGLAIRTLGSGVIMSDKGYILTNKHVINNAEQIIVALQNGRVSEALLVGSDNLTDLAVLKIDAVNLPVIPININRMPHIGDVVLAIGNPYNLGQTVTQGIISATGRIGLSDSGRQNFLQTDASINQGNSGGALVNTLGELMGINTLSFDKSSNGETPEGIGFAIPTALATKVMEKLIRDGRVIRGYIGVTGEEYPPFNASGNGSDRIHGIKVNKISPDGPAAKTDLQVGDIILSVNNKPATSVIETMDQVAEIRPGTTIPVLLLRNGQQMTTQITITELDQNAVLSQQATQQP
- the degQ gene encoding serine endoprotease DegQ; amino-acid sequence: MKKKSLFLSALAMSVGLSLASVPMANAAALPAAVAGQAVPSLAPMLEKVLPAVVSVHVSGTQAQQQRLPEEFKFFFGPNAPTGKESNRPFEGLGSGVIINAEKGYVLTNNHVINNADKIRVQLNDGREYDAKLLGRDEQTDIALLQLTDAKNLTSIKIADSDNLRVGDFAVAVGNPFGLGQTATSGIISALGRSGLNLEGLENFIQTDASINRGNSGGALVNLNGELIGINTAILAPGGGNIGIGFAIPSNMAQNLSQQLIEFGEVKRGLLGIRGSEMTADMAKAFNIDAQRGAFVSEVLPKSAAAKAGIKAGDVLVSVDGKPISSFAELRAKVGTTGPGKAIKVGLLRDGKPLEVTVTLENSSPTSTSADTLSPSLQGASLSNGEIKGGSKGVKVESVTKGSPAAQSGLQKDDVIIAVNRVRVQDITQLRKAIEAKPAVIALNIVRGDENIYLLIR